Genomic DNA from Ctenopharyngodon idella isolate HZGC_01 chromosome 1, HZGC01, whole genome shotgun sequence:
TTGTGGGATGATTTGAAGCAAGTGTGGTTTCAGAAGCCAAAACTTTTGTCATCTCCCTTATAGTTGTTGTTGGAAGTGTTGTGGTTTCAGCCACAATAGTGGTTGTTGGGTGATTTGTAGTCAATGTTGTTTCAGCAATAGCTGAAGTTAGATGTGTTGATGCGGTTTCAGCCACAGTAGTATTAGTTGGGGGATTTGTTGTTTTGGAATCTAATGTCATAATTGTCTCATCAATAGTTGTAGTTAGAAGTACTTTTGAGGTTTCTGTCACATTAGTGGTTGTTAAATGATTTGTGGTTTCAGAagccaaagttgttgttgttttaccaATAGTAGCAATTGGAAGTGCTGTTGTAGTTTCAAACACAGTGGGGGTTGTTGGATGTGTTGTTATGGAAATGGCATTTGTAGTTGTCTCAACAATAGTTGTAGTTGGAGAAGCTATTGTGCTACCAGCCACAGTAGCAGTTGTTGAATGGGCTGTAGTATTTGGTGCTGTAGTTGAGACATTTGTGGAGGTAATTGTTCTTGTGGGAGCTGAAGCTGTAGATATCTCACCAGTAgttgtagttgttgttgttgctggaAGTGTTGTAATTTCAGCCACAACAGTGGTTGTTGGACGATTTGTAGTCATCGTGGTTTCAGAAAACAAAGTTGCTGTTGTCACACCAATAGTTGTATTTGAAGTCTCAAGAATAGTAGTTGTGGCTTCAGGGATTGTTGTGGTTGTTGTTGGAATTGTAGTAGTTGGTGCTTTCGTTGACCCCTCCACTATTGTTGAAGGGGTTGTTGTGTTTCTGGGAGCTATTGTAGTTATCCCACCAATAGTTGTCGTCATTGTAAATGTTGTGGTTTCTGCCAAAATAGTGGTTGTTGGATGATTTGTAGTCGGTCTGGTTTCAGAAGCCAAGGTTGTAGTTGACCCACCAATAACTGTAGTTGGAAGTGTTGTTGTGATATCAGCCACAGTAGTTTTTGTCAGATGGTTTGTTGTTGTGGAGACCAAAGTTGTAGCGGTCTCACCAATAGTTGTTGTTGGAATTACTGTTGTTTTTTCAGGCATTGTTCTAGTTGCACCATccattgttaacattagtgttaTAGATGAGGATGTTGGAGGGgtgcttgtggtagccaaagttgttgCAGCAAAAGTTGTTGTGGTTTCAGGCATAGTTGTGGTTGCTTCATCAGTTGTAGTGGTTGGTTCTGTAGATGAAAGTGTTGTGGTAGCCAAAGATGTAGTTGTTTCAACAATAGCTGTTGTTGGAAGTATTTTGGTTTCAGCCACAACAGTGGTTGTTGGATGGTTTGTAGTCAGTGTGGTTTCATTAGCCAAAGTTGTAGTTGTCTCACCAATAGCTGTAGTTTGAAGTGCTGTTGTGGTTTCAGCCAGAGTAGTTGTTGTAGGATGGTTTGTTGTTGTGGAAACCAAAGTTGTATTTGTCTCACGAACAGTAGTAGTTTTTGGAAGTGTTATTGCAGTTTCAGGCATAGTCACAGATGATGGATGAATTTTAGTGGTTGGTATTGTTGACTTCTCCACTATTGTTTGAGGAGTTGTTGTGATTGTGGGAGCCAAAGTTGTAGTTGTTGCATCAAGAGatgtggttgctgcatcagttgttAATGTTAAGAATGTTGGAAGAGTCtttgtggtagccaaagttgttgttgttactaCATCCGTTGCAATGTTTGGTCCTGTAGTTGAAAGTGTTGTGGCTGTGGTAGACACAGTTGTAGTTGTCTCACCGATAGTTGTTGTTGGAAGTGTTGTGCTTTCAGCCACAATAGTGGTTGTTGGATGGTTTATATTCAGTGTTGTTTCAGAAGCCAAAGATGTAGATGTCTCAAAAATAGCTGAAGTTGGATGTGCTGTTGTTATTTCAAGCACAGTAGAGGTTGTTGACAAAttagttgtggttgctgcatcagtttTCGACATTGGTGGTACAGTTGATGATGTTTCAGGGGTCCTTGTGGTAGACAAATTGGTTGTTGCATCAACTGTTACTGTAGTGTCATATATAGTTGTGGTTTCTGCATCAGATGTCAGCATTGGTCGTACAGTTGAGGATATTTGAGGGGTGGTTGTGGTAGCCAAAGTCGTTGCATTAactgttgttgtggtgtcagatacaattgtggttgctgcatcagttgtcaATGCTGGCTCTACAATTGAAGATGTTTCAGGAGTccttgtggtagccaaagttgttgttgttgcatcaactgttgttgtggtgtcagatatagttgtggttgctgcatcagttgtgGACATTGGTGGTACATTTGAGAATATTTGAGGGGCACCTGTGGTAGTCAAAGTTGCTGTTGCATCAacagttgttgtggtgtcagacatagttgtggttgctgcatcagaTGCCGATGTTGGTGctacagttgaggatgtttgaggagtgcttgtggtagccaaagttgttgttgttccttcaactgttgttgtggtgtcagatatagttgtggttgctgcatcagtttTCAATGTTGGAGCTGCAGTTGAGGATGTTTCAAGGGTtcttgtggtagccaaagttgttgttgttgcatcaactgttgttgtggtgtcagatatagttgtggttgctgcatcagttgtcaATGTTGGCCctacagttgaggatgtttcaggggtgcttgtggtagccaaagttgttgttgttgcttcaACTGTTGTTGTGATGTCAGAtatagttgtggttgctgcataaGTGGTCAATGTTGGCCctacagttgaggatgtttcaggggtccttgtggtagccaaagttgttgCACCAatagttgttgtggtgtcagatatagttgtggttgctgcattaGTTGTTGACATTGGTGGTACAGTTGAAGATGTTTGAGGGGTGCTTATGGTAGCCAAagctgttgttgttgcatcaacagttgttgtggtgtcagatatTGTTGTGCTTTCTGCATCAGTTGTCGACATTGGTGGTACATTTGAGGATGTTTGAGGGACAATTGTGGTAGCCAaagtcgttgttgttgttgcaccaATAGTCGTTGTGGTGTCAGATattgttgtggttgctgcattaGTTGTCGATGTTAGCGCTAAAGTTGAGGATGTTTCAGGGGTTgttgtggtagccaaagttgttgCACCAatagttgttgtggtgtcagatataGTTTTGGTTGCTGCATTAGTTGTTGACATTGGTGGTACAGTTGAAGATGTTTGAGGGGTGCTTGTGGTAGTCAAagttgttgttgcatcaactgttgttatggtgtcagatatagttgtggttgctgcatcagttaTCAACATTATTGGTACATTTGAGGATGTTTGAGGGACacttgtggtagccaaagtcgttgttgttgttgcaccaatagttgttgtggtgtctgatatagttgtggttgctgcatcagtggtcgatgttggcgctacagttgaggatgtttcaggggtgcttgtggtagccaaagttgttgttgttgcttcaactgttgttgtggtgtcagatatagttgtggttgctgcatcagttaTCAACAT
This window encodes:
- the LOC127510972 gene encoding mucin-2, whose amino-acid sequence is MLITDAATTTISDTTTTVEATTTTLATTSTPETSSTVAPTSTTDAATTTISDTTTTIGATTTTTLATTSVPQTSSNVPIMLITDAATTTISDTTTTVEATTKTLATTSTPETSSTVAPTSTTDAATTTISDTTTTIGATTTTTLATTSVPQTSSNVPIMLITDAATTTISDTITTVDATTTLTTTSTPQTSSTVPPMSTTNAATKTISDTTTTIGATTLATTTTPETSSTLALTSTTNAATTTISDTTTTIGATTTLATTIVPQTSSNVPPMSTTDAESTTISDTTTTVDATTTALATTSTPQISSTVPPMSTTNAATTTISDTTTAIGATTLATTRTPETSSTVGPTLTTYAATTTISDTTTTVDATTTTLATTRTLETSSTAAPTLKTDAATTTISDTTTTVEGTTTTLATTSTPQTFSTVAPTSASDAATTTMSDTTTTIGATTTTTLATTSVPQTSSNVPIMLITDAATTTISDTTTTVEATTTTLATTSTPETSSTVAPTSTTDAATTTISDTTTTIGATTTTTLATTSVPQTSSNVPIMLITDAATTTISDTITTVDATTTLTTTSTPQTSSTVPPMSTTNAATKTISDTTTTIGATTLATTTTPETSSTLALTSTTNAATTTISDTTTTIGATTTTTLATTIVPQTSSNVPPMSTTDAESTTISDTTTTVDATTTALATISTPQTSSTVPPMSTTNAATTTISDTTTTIGATTLATTRTPETSSTVGPTLTTYAATTTISDITTTVEATTTTLATTSTPETSSTVGPTLTTDAATTTISDTTTTVDATTTTLATTRTLETSSTAAPTLKTDAATTTISDTTTTVEGTTTTLATTSTPQTSSTVAPTSASDAATTTMSDTTTTVDATATLTTTGAPQIFSNVPPMSTTDAATTTISDTTTTVDATTTTLATTRTPETSSIVEPALTTDAATTIVSDTTTTVNATTLATTTTPQISSTVRPMLTSDAETTTIYDTTVTVDATTNLSTTRTPETSSTVPPMSKTDAATTTNLSTTSTVLEITTAHPTSAIFETSTSLASETTLNINHPTTTIVAESTTLPTTTIGETTTTVSTTATTLSTTGPNIATDVVTTTTLATTKTLPTFLTLTTDAATTSLDATTTTLAPTITTTPQTIVEKSTIPTTKIHPSSVTMPETAITLPKTTTVRETNTTLVSTTTNHPTTTTLAETTTALQTTAIGETTTTLANETTLTTNHPTTTVVAETKILPTTAIVETTTSLATTTLSSTEPTTTTDEATTTMPETTTTFAATTLATTSTPPTSSSITLMLTMDGATRTMPEKTTVIPTTTIGETATTLVSTTTNHLTKTTVADITTTLPTTVIGGSTTTLASETRPTTNHPTTTILAETTTFTMTTTIGGITTIAPRNTTTPSTIVEGSTKAPTTTIPTTTTTIPEATTTILETSNTTIGVTTATLFSETTMTTNRPTTTVVAEITTLPATTTTTTTGEISTASAPTRTITSTNVSTTAPNTTAHSTTATVAGSTIASPTTTIVETTTNAISITTHPTTPTVFETTTALPIATIGKTTTTLASETTNHLTTTNVTETSKVLLTTTIDETIMTLDSKTTNPPTNTTVAETASTHLTSAIAETTLTTNHPTTTIVAETTTLPTTTIREMTKVLASETTLASNHPTTNTMAETAITFTTMKTIGEITATAFTITAPSLEVEGSMTASTTTIQPTTINETTTTIPATKTLASASTVLAPTVNHASTMSETTTTNMKEITITSASRSTMASITTTNPKTFSTKETTSTPHSKTTTMYEGKTTTIASTATPTKLVKNSTTEPNTTIHPMMSTMAETKTTTISETTTLAPKNTMTPPTFSTKAPTNSKPKPTTALPKSSATATVTSVKPVTQTAISGTIPSNVTQAAITRFITTPALKVTDRTSQKPGESPKVIGRVIIYIRLIFITLGPIPSEVKIVELANSLLDSRFRIKRDLRAQSLNTPVSFVNVTYKKISDTSYSLNFGFEIKNVSMSEKPELRNDTYKLIQDPINKLLNQILTDPTATPFVFNEDTMNFTGNSTTIEADVHYVFSEKDIKTPSAFLYALLVVNNETITTTTAARTTFYPTVLSSAITNNSTSAAWIVAIIVPCAIAIILVPCWILLCCLLCGCCTALRRRWHRRRSYNVQYTTRNSLF